A genomic stretch from Pararhizobium sp. IMCC21322 includes:
- the trpA gene encoding tryptophan synthase subunit alpha, giving the protein MTTRIDRRFEALKAEGRPALVTYFMGGDPDFETSLRIMKALPAAGSDVIELGMPFSDPMADGPTIQMAGQRALKGGQTLVRTLQMARTFREEDDTTPIVMMGYYNPIYIYGVDRFLSDAKEAGIDGLIIVDLPPEMDEELCLPALGAGLNFIRLATPTTDDKRLPKVLTNTSGFVYYVSKTGITGSAVASTGPVAEAVARIKSHTDLPVCIGFGIKTAEQAQNFGKAADGVVVGSAIVDAVANSLSDDGSVSSDPVEAVTKLVRQLAEGVRKSRLAEVS; this is encoded by the coding sequence ATGACAACACGCATTGACCGCAGATTTGAAGCTTTGAAGGCTGAAGGCCGCCCTGCGCTCGTGACCTATTTTATGGGTGGCGATCCGGATTTTGAAACCTCTTTGCGCATCATGAAGGCGCTGCCCGCCGCTGGTAGCGATGTGATTGAGCTGGGCATGCCGTTTTCCGACCCGATGGCTGATGGACCGACCATTCAGATGGCCGGGCAACGCGCGCTGAAAGGCGGGCAGACACTGGTCCGGACCCTGCAGATGGCACGGACTTTCCGCGAAGAAGATGACACTACGCCGATTGTTATGATGGGGTATTACAATCCGATCTATATTTATGGGGTGGACCGGTTCCTGAGCGATGCAAAGGAAGCCGGTATTGATGGTCTGATTATTGTTGATCTGCCGCCCGAGATGGATGAGGAATTGTGTCTGCCAGCGCTGGGAGCCGGTCTTAACTTCATTCGCCTTGCCACACCGACTACCGATGACAAGCGCTTGCCAAAGGTGCTGACCAACACATCCGGGTTTGTGTATTACGTGTCCAAGACCGGCATTACCGGCTCTGCCGTTGCAAGCACAGGGCCTGTGGCCGAGGCTGTGGCGCGGATCAAGTCCCATACAGATCTGCCCGTCTGTATCGGCTTTGGCATCAAGACCGCAGAACAAGCGCAAAATTTTGGCAAGGCCGCAGATGGTGTGGTTGTCGGCAGCGCCATTGTGGATGCTGTTGCAAATTCCCTGTCCGACGATGGCAGCGTATCTTCCGACCCTGTAGAAGCCGTCACGAAGCTGGTTCGTCAGCTTGCCGAGGGCGTT
- the trpB gene encoding tryptophan synthase subunit beta — translation MTQHSSPNSLRNGPDDKGMFGIFGGQFVAETLMPLILELQEKWTEAKEDPAFHAELQNLNTHYTGRPSPLYFAERLTEHLGGAKIYFKRDELNHTGSHKINNCLGQILLAKRMGKTRIIAETGAGQHGVATATVAARFGYPCEVYMGATDVERQAPNVFRMKLLGAKVHPVKSGHGTLKDAMNEALRDWVTNVDDTYYLIGTAAGPHPYPEMVRDFQSVIGAETKEQMMAAEGRLPDMLVAAVGGGSNAIGLFHPFLDDKDVQIVGVEAGGKGLQSEEHCASLTAGSPGVLHGNRTYLLQNEDGQIKDGHSISAGLDYPGIGPEHSWLKDTKRVEYVPIMDTEALEAFQLLTRLEGIIPALEPAHALAEVMKRAPKMGKDQIIVMNLCGRGDKDVFTVSKIMGVEL, via the coding sequence ATGACTCAGCATTCCAGTCCAAACTCCTTGCGCAACGGCCCTGACGACAAGGGCATGTTCGGTATTTTTGGTGGCCAGTTTGTCGCTGAAACGCTGATGCCCCTGATTCTGGAATTGCAGGAAAAATGGACTGAGGCGAAAGAGGATCCGGCCTTTCACGCAGAATTGCAGAATCTGAATACCCACTATACCGGTCGCCCCTCTCCGCTGTATTTCGCCGAGCGGCTGACAGAGCATCTGGGCGGCGCGAAAATCTATTTCAAGCGCGATGAGCTGAACCACACCGGCTCTCACAAGATCAATAATTGTCTGGGCCAGATTCTACTGGCAAAGCGTATGGGCAAAACGCGCATCATTGCAGAAACGGGTGCAGGTCAGCATGGTGTTGCAACAGCCACTGTCGCGGCCCGGTTTGGCTATCCTTGCGAAGTCTATATGGGTGCCACCGATGTGGAGCGTCAGGCGCCCAATGTCTTCCGCATGAAATTGCTGGGTGCTAAGGTCCATCCGGTGAAATCCGGCCATGGCACGTTGAAAGATGCCATGAATGAGGCCCTGCGTGACTGGGTTACCAATGTGGATGATACCTATTATCTGATCGGCACAGCTGCCGGACCACACCCTTACCCGGAAATGGTACGGGATTTCCAGTCGGTGATCGGTGCGGAAACCAAAGAGCAAATGATGGCCGCTGAAGGCAGATTGCCGGATATGCTGGTGGCCGCTGTTGGCGGTGGGTCCAATGCTATTGGCCTGTTCCATCCGTTCCTGGACGATAAGGATGTTCAGATCGTCGGCGTTGAAGCCGGCGGCAAGGGACTGCAGAGCGAAGAGCATTGTGCCTCTTTGACGGCTGGCAGTCCGGGCGTGCTTCACGGCAATCGGACTTATCTGCTGCAAAATGAAGATGGGCAGATCAAAGACGGTCACTCGATTTCTGCCGGTTTGGACTATCCCGGCATTGGACCTGAACATTCCTGGCTGAAAGACACAAAACGTGTTGAATATGTGCCGATTATGGATACAGAAGCGCTGGAAGCATTTCAGTTGCTGACGCGGCTTGAAGGCATTATCCCGGCACTGGAGCCTGCCCATGCCCTGGCAGAGGTTATGAAGCGCGCCCCGAAAATGGGCAAAGACCAGATTATCGTCATGAATTTGTGCGGGCGCGGTGACAAGGATGTCTTCACTGTCAGTAAAATCATGGGCGTGGAGCTATAG